In Mastigocladopsis repens PCC 10914, a single window of DNA contains:
- a CDS encoding response regulator, with protein MQPGFPSFANIAERLAILSQQRATGELILSSGDNQWHLYLFLGRVLYATGGVHRVRRWHRAVTQDCPDLKFDAALLKEDELWEYRLLEQGLSQNQLTLTQAKSIISKIVHEVLFTLVRHSDSRSLWLPKKLHPIALIDIRQSLQASVDLWKQWQKIGLRELCPDMAPIFKQPNCEQNLTTSKTFFSLSQLVNGENTIWDIALQMRQSVTTIATVIQNLANEGVLELLTVPDLPDPAPPVPISSPSTPKHIQPSDALMGDTTLTASSQHLPNLTKTHPRHSLQLREVEEYNFVDSVQATQPLSTFDSPSVNLVQPEATGSLIAYIDDSYSDRVTMDHILTQAGYEFLNIQDPVTALPILLEQKPSLIFLDLVMPIANGYEICSQIRRVSAFKNTPVIILTSNDGIVDRVRAKMVGSSGFLAKPITPDKVLKILQRHLPSLTPVKVESLKTVEV; from the coding sequence ATGCAACCAGGATTTCCAAGCTTTGCGAATATTGCCGAAAGGTTAGCAATATTAAGTCAGCAACGAGCAACAGGAGAGCTTATTTTGTCATCGGGTGATAACCAGTGGCATCTGTATCTCTTTTTGGGACGTGTGTTATACGCCACAGGAGGAGTTCACCGGGTTCGGCGTTGGCACAGAGCAGTGACGCAAGATTGTCCTGACTTAAAATTTGATGCTGCGCTCCTGAAAGAGGATGAACTTTGGGAATATCGCCTCCTTGAGCAGGGTCTGAGCCAAAACCAGTTAACCCTAACGCAGGCAAAAAGCATTATTAGCAAAATTGTTCATGAAGTTTTATTTACCCTCGTAAGACATTCAGACTCAAGAAGCCTTTGGTTGCCCAAAAAACTACATCCAATTGCGCTGATAGATATCAGGCAATCGTTACAAGCATCTGTAGATTTGTGGAAGCAATGGCAAAAAATCGGTCTACGAGAGCTTTGCCCCGACATGGCACCAATTTTTAAACAACCCAATTGTGAACAAAATTTAACGACTTCTAAAACTTTCTTCAGCCTCAGCCAGCTCGTCAATGGCGAAAACACTATTTGGGACATTGCCTTACAGATGAGACAAAGTGTGACGACTATAGCAACTGTCATACAGAATTTGGCTAACGAAGGTGTTCTAGAACTATTAACCGTCCCGGATTTACCTGACCCAGCTCCTCCAGTACCGATATCCTCGCCCTCAACCCCAAAACACATCCAACCTTCGGATGCTCTTATGGGTGACACAACATTGACTGCGTCATCTCAACACTTGCCAAATCTGACAAAAACTCATCCTCGCCATAGTTTACAGTTGAGAGAGGTTGAGGAATACAATTTCGTTGATTCAGTTCAAGCTACTCAACCTCTCTCAACCTTTGATTCTCCTTCCGTGAACTTAGTTCAACCTGAAGCGACTGGCTCTTTAATAGCCTACATTGATGACAGCTACAGCGACAGGGTGACAATGGATCACATTCTTACTCAAGCAGGCTATGAGTTTCTCAATATTCAAGACCCAGTCACAGCACTACCAATATTGCTAGAGCAGAAACCAAGCCTCATCTTCTTGGACTTGGTCATGCCGATTGCCAACGGCTATGAAATCTGTTCTCAAATTCGTCGCGTGTCGGCTTTCAAAAACACTCCTGTGATTATTCTTACGAGCAATGACGGTATAGTAGACAGGGTGCGAGCAAAGATGGTTGGCTCTTCTGGCTTTTTAGCAAAGCCCATCACCCCAGATAAGGTACTAAAAATTTTACAGAGGCATCTACCAAGTCTCACGCCTGTCAAAGTTGAGAGTCTAAAAACAGTTGAAGTTTAG
- a CDS encoding purple acid phosphatase family protein, whose amino-acid sequence MMLINLEADKGTFLENLQIVRGPYLQVGTESSIIIRWATDAPVQGKVWYATNPHSLDSMEEETTMTCDHTIKLTGLTPDTKYYYAIGTSRGVQAGQTEDDFFVTAPSQNLMPEQVRPLRILVLGDAGRGNDIAASVRDGYLKFTGTRHTDLWLMLGDNAYDTGTYEEYQRGIFEMYPQLLRRSVLWTALGNHDAGSADSLLQTGPYYELFTMPTCGEAGGVPSGTAAYYSFDYGNIHFICLDSFGCTRTPEGAMLTWLAQDIGASQKDWKIAFWHHPPYTKGSHDSDTEIELIEMRERALPILEAAGVDIVLGGHSHSYERSYLIDGHYGTSDTFTQEMKKDGGSGREDESTSYQKPLHASHSGAVYIVAGTSALADEVVPHPAMYTSLSIPGSLVLDVHGKRLDVKFIDCQGKIQDHFTINRTIALA is encoded by the coding sequence ATGATGCTAATCAATCTTGAGGCAGACAAAGGAACTTTCCTTGAGAATCTGCAAATTGTTCGGGGTCCATATCTACAGGTTGGCACAGAGTCTAGCATAATTATCCGCTGGGCTACTGATGCTCCTGTTCAAGGTAAAGTTTGGTATGCAACAAATCCACATAGCCTTGATTCAATGGAAGAAGAAACAACGATGACCTGTGACCACACCATCAAACTTACTGGACTCACGCCAGACACAAAGTATTATTACGCAATTGGGACATCACGGGGAGTACAAGCGGGGCAGACAGAAGATGACTTTTTTGTCACTGCACCATCACAAAACCTCATGCCTGAGCAAGTGCGACCCCTACGGATTTTGGTTTTAGGGGACGCGGGACGTGGGAATGACATAGCAGCGAGCGTGCGGGATGGCTACCTGAAATTTACGGGAACTCGCCATACTGACCTTTGGCTCATGCTTGGTGACAATGCCTACGATACTGGCACTTATGAAGAGTATCAGCGGGGAATATTTGAGATGTATCCCCAACTCCTACGCAGAAGTGTCCTTTGGACTGCGTTAGGCAATCATGACGCTGGAAGTGCTGATTCTTTGTTGCAGACAGGACCATACTATGAGCTTTTCACGATGCCGACTTGCGGGGAGGCTGGAGGTGTGCCGTCTGGAACCGCAGCGTATTACTCATTTGACTATGGCAATATCCATTTCATTTGTCTTGACTCCTTTGGTTGCACTCGCACTCCTGAAGGTGCAATGTTGACTTGGCTGGCACAGGATATAGGCGCATCTCAAAAGGATTGGAAGATTGCTTTCTGGCATCACCCTCCCTATACAAAGGGGTCACACGATTCAGATACCGAGATTGAGCTGATTGAAATGAGAGAACGTGCGCTTCCCATTTTAGAAGCAGCGGGTGTAGACATTGTGTTGGGTGGTCACAGTCACTCCTACGAGCGCTCCTACCTTATTGATGGGCATTATGGCACTTCGGACACCTTTACTCAAGAAATGAAAAAGGATGGAGGAAGTGGGCGAGAAGACGAATCAACATCTTACCAAAAACCTCTTCACGCTTCCCACTCGGGGGCGGTGTATATAGTTGCAGGTACTTCTGCTCTTGCTGACGAGGTAGTTCCGCATCCAGCAATGTATACATCACTGAGTATTCCTGGGTCACTTGTCTTGGATGTACACGGCAAGAGGCTTGATGTCAAATTTATTGATTGTCAAGGAAAAATTCAGGATCATTTCACCATAAACAGAACCATCGCCTTAGCTTGA
- a CDS encoding dynamin family protein, with translation MKSDMAVEKLRCYKEYGESIIQSLELVSQNPPSKDSWVPSSLYESLHLLEQAAQRTVQLASSPVKIGIMGEFSSGKTLLLGSLIGYADALPVSETPTTGNVTAIHLVQQPDFQTTKIGKFTVEYLSYEGVKECLRFMLEEAQQRAKAAELPSAQLAALKSLHPIREIDINGILRWCEQAWKIQSLELRSLLRELVVFVRTYSVYGEDICGKSYQIDNSTAHKGLRLAEPPMNILELSFEGLPPVPRRWENLAQPSDIDLLNSFSLIRRIDITVEISKEIWDLSSLQGTNEFVLLDFPGLGAADSGVRDAFLSLRELTDVQTILLLLNGRYPGGATAAKIRSMLERDKGQDLRDRIIVGVGRFNQIPLTSSDERAMDDLLYEILLSEQAVLDRLSILKLTIASANNLTTERKNIVLLSQLYGLTKLAELSSLLHVCSREFLSELDKPNKPEESELRKKWQQLSEMLPPSSTLHKQLSHYAEDGGIGSLRSLLKEHVAVHGMKQLLQDTQRAAEALRKEQNNLKNLLEEIPAYIPVEENPAFVTLREAIENLVTTYRQFQEDLEKQPILKNRNGIAVSDVVKDELTNKIFFDWSEWTLLLDRTKNGTISLTKSESFFEEDEVDDSIPTKSDDFYAAFVNTIKEMQAIAHERTTEAVIDLFSKLSTDVQLEREKLSPILLPEKEQQIEQKFGKSQVRFFRNLLRAIDPAIKWQNLIIQYSGLAGSAAPINADSLFPLARKDDKHQNGQIFDWSPDKQFPVPPRPFNHQIAVLRLRDEITASAGLHLVQYVSQLTKQVKSSYSRALKEIVDNLQELLKSKHEPLLRHIASAQEQTSTPIPPWLETLSQIPTISYPEEISH, from the coding sequence ATGAAAAGCGACATGGCAGTAGAAAAATTGCGCTGCTACAAAGAGTACGGGGAATCCATCATCCAGAGCCTTGAGTTGGTTTCGCAGAATCCACCTTCAAAAGATAGCTGGGTTCCTAGCAGCCTTTATGAAAGTCTCCATCTCTTAGAGCAGGCTGCCCAAAGAACGGTACAACTTGCATCCTCGCCAGTTAAAATCGGCATCATGGGGGAATTCAGTAGTGGAAAAACCTTACTTTTAGGTAGTCTGATTGGCTACGCTGATGCTTTACCAGTCAGTGAAACCCCCACCACAGGTAACGTCACTGCTATCCACCTTGTTCAACAACCGGACTTTCAGACAACGAAAATTGGCAAGTTTACAGTTGAATATCTTTCTTACGAAGGGGTGAAAGAGTGTCTGCGCTTCATGTTAGAGGAAGCCCAACAACGAGCAAAAGCCGCAGAACTCCCTTCAGCACAGCTTGCTGCTCTTAAAAGTTTACACCCCATCAGAGAAATTGATATTAACGGTATCTTGAGATGGTGCGAGCAAGCATGGAAGATCCAAAGCTTGGAACTACGTTCTCTCCTCAGGGAACTGGTTGTTTTCGTCCGGACGTACAGCGTTTACGGAGAAGATATCTGCGGTAAAAGTTACCAGATTGACAATAGCACTGCTCACAAGGGGCTGAGGCTCGCAGAGCCACCCATGAATATCTTAGAACTTAGCTTTGAGGGTTTGCCACCTGTTCCTAGACGCTGGGAGAATTTAGCTCAACCCTCAGATATAGACTTGCTCAATAGCTTCTCGCTGATTCGCCGCATAGATATCACAGTTGAGATCTCAAAAGAAATTTGGGATTTGTCTTCTTTACAGGGGACAAATGAATTTGTTCTTTTAGACTTTCCGGGGTTGGGTGCTGCTGATTCTGGCGTGAGGGATGCTTTTTTATCTTTGCGGGAACTCACAGATGTACAAACTATCCTGCTGTTGCTGAATGGGAGATATCCTGGCGGTGCAACCGCAGCAAAAATCCGCAGTATGCTGGAACGGGATAAGGGACAAGACCTCAGGGATCGTATTATTGTAGGTGTAGGGCGCTTCAATCAAATTCCCCTCACAAGCAGCGATGAACGCGCCATGGATGACCTTTTATATGAGATTCTTCTTTCAGAACAAGCTGTTCTTGATCGCCTCAGTATTCTCAAACTAACCATCGCCAGTGCGAACAATTTGACTACGGAAAGAAAGAATATTGTTCTGCTGTCGCAACTTTATGGGTTGACTAAACTGGCAGAACTTTCTTCTCTTTTGCACGTTTGCTCAAGGGAATTCTTAAGCGAACTGGACAAACCTAATAAACCTGAAGAGTCTGAACTGCGGAAAAAATGGCAACAATTGAGTGAAATGTTACCTCCTTCCAGTACGCTGCATAAACAACTGAGCCACTATGCTGAAGATGGTGGTATTGGCTCTTTGCGTTCATTACTCAAAGAGCATGTTGCTGTGCATGGTATGAAGCAACTTTTACAAGACACTCAAAGGGCTGCTGAGGCTTTGCGTAAAGAGCAGAATAACCTAAAAAATCTGCTAGAGGAAATCCCTGCTTACATACCAGTTGAGGAAAACCCGGCTTTTGTCACCTTACGGGAAGCGATTGAAAATTTAGTCACTACCTATAGACAATTTCAAGAAGATTTAGAGAAACAGCCCATTTTGAAGAACCGCAACGGTATAGCGGTGAGCGATGTTGTTAAAGATGAGTTAACTAATAAAATCTTCTTTGATTGGAGCGAGTGGACTTTGCTGTTGGATAGAACTAAAAATGGAACAATCTCCCTCACAAAAAGTGAAAGCTTTTTTGAAGAAGATGAAGTTGACGATTCGATTCCGACTAAAAGCGATGATTTTTATGCGGCATTTGTAAATACTATTAAGGAAATGCAAGCGATCGCCCATGAGCGTACAACAGAAGCGGTTATAGACCTGTTTAGCAAATTATCTACTGATGTACAACTAGAACGCGAAAAACTGAGTCCAATTTTGCTTCCGGAAAAGGAACAGCAAATTGAGCAAAAATTTGGGAAAAGTCAAGTCCGCTTTTTCAGAAACCTTTTACGTGCTATTGACCCCGCTATTAAATGGCAAAACCTCATCATCCAGTACAGTGGACTCGCTGGTAGTGCTGCTCCTATCAATGCTGACAGTTTATTCCCTCTAGCACGCAAGGACGACAAGCATCAAAACGGTCAAATCTTTGATTGGAGTCCTGATAAACAGTTTCCTGTTCCTCCAAGACCCTTCAATCACCAAATTGCCGTTTTACGGCTGCGAGACGAAATAACTGCTAGTGCAGGATTACACCTTGTGCAGTACGTGAGCCAGTTAACTAAACAGGTAAAATCTTCTTATTCTAGAGCTTTGAAGGAAATTGTAGACAATCTGCAAGAACTTTTAAAGTCAAAACACGAACCTTTACTGAGACACATAGCCTCTGCACAAGAGCAAACCTCTACTCCTATTCCACCCTGGCTAGAGACTCTTTCCCAAATTCCAACGATTTCTTATCCAGAGGAAATTAGTCATTAA
- a CDS encoding acetate and sugar kinases/Hsc70/actin family protein codes for MAVKIELLNRYQLRAKDNNLLLLPVIEIKPTDSFNLPHVSRIDISVSGTPADLATGIQSAYKSVNFSTNKLLRLSTPQRLRQTECRWDELLPAGVNCSLQVTVEYFDSDETGNPNLSTSKNATAECNIWTYAPIEDTVIQMSVRDTLPLPLPGPFYKPEPVQESKKPEITYPGWFAIDFGTSNSTVTLYDPKVIVTPDSLPSEQEVRLRERMAAWLNQRPVDDVMGIGRNAWEQEWQKFLTELSKDFVSIPDSARHNLGEQLFRGVDSADLLEAIRQIEICLSKRLDWFRRAASKRLNQIYHEVFRVPPLEWQSLIPVELDKDRRLNEIPSELEVVKLEPSLPKDDPAKVKVILGEQARQHRLDTIGNGEDIEGRFLHSPKRYFGQERSFEVTLNGKEDTIEVNKLLQSAYAELISLTENYRQRYPGKCSEGKFYRAVVTYPTIASPFVRREIENLVKQLDIDDVQMAYDEAISVAVFFLWREFGGDLNVGIESFKTRCRYNGDKWWQNVLVLDIGGGTTDLALIRLTLEEINPFEPGEDRGDGGRYYKLTPKLLGSSGHLQLGGELITLRLFLLLKAAIADCLLTAVTEERLPKDVLKVQPEELSDRFLDNGKFLPGSLLACVDKEIREGDAYKDALNAAEKVLLTRWKYSSSRAQTFYTLWEQAENAKMTLGQKRQQDAPEPIFIVDGQKISELLQQNDIELSSEVVDKLSVTLTVQQFEKAVSPVIREAVGIAQGLIENALGNMPSNSLASPNNKEQVDWLILSGKTCNLELVERELYRVFSKSDYFVWNEERVTFEPEYTKLATSAGACFAEKLRQLGFAPKESKELLRRGANQLYIDVKNLFYFLPCSFKREVIGGNLDPIFQAGQELYQLKADDAMAKFRSSWQGLQLTNNIIRQDFENIKPQLWGSYNGDALRKKLEMSEEDFKNYIKVQFEINQKLDIDLLLCRGNPHYLIPVNIPCIDAAKAINTSEVISEESQVVCDIAVNVAESANALKTDAHTVVFNADKDYSKDVRVFRYDDGAIQPKIMGLIAELPPFPTSGKHTFYFQFHNPKSNKWELIGELPEPEVKSEYPCRYYVSLNKKGILRVHAFEVPYWTSNNPECLKQEGCIFRDTLQPQPNDVKAERDPFSGEH; via the coding sequence ATGGCTGTTAAAATTGAGCTTTTAAATCGCTATCAACTGCGTGCAAAAGACAACAACTTATTACTTCTGCCAGTCATTGAAATTAAACCTACTGATAGTTTCAACTTACCTCATGTCTCCCGAATTGATATTTCTGTAAGCGGAACGCCAGCAGACTTGGCAACAGGAATACAATCTGCCTATAAAAGTGTCAATTTTAGTACTAATAAACTACTCAGACTTTCTACACCACAGCGATTAAGGCAAACCGAGTGTAGGTGGGATGAGCTATTACCAGCAGGTGTAAACTGCTCTTTGCAAGTCACTGTAGAGTATTTTGACTCAGATGAAACGGGCAATCCAAATTTATCTACAAGCAAAAACGCTACGGCTGAGTGCAATATATGGACTTATGCACCTATCGAAGATACCGTAATACAAATGTCAGTTAGAGATACGCTACCATTGCCATTACCAGGACCTTTTTACAAACCAGAACCAGTTCAAGAAAGCAAGAAGCCAGAAATTACCTATCCTGGCTGGTTTGCCATCGATTTTGGCACGTCTAATTCCACAGTCACACTCTACGACCCTAAGGTCATCGTTACTCCAGATAGTTTACCTAGTGAGCAAGAGGTACGGTTACGGGAACGAATGGCGGCGTGGTTAAATCAACGTCCCGTGGATGATGTCATGGGTATCGGTCGTAATGCTTGGGAGCAGGAGTGGCAAAAGTTTTTAACTGAACTGAGCAAAGATTTTGTTTCCATCCCTGATTCTGCTCGCCACAATTTGGGGGAACAACTCTTTCGGGGTGTTGACAGTGCTGATTTGCTGGAAGCTATCCGACAGATAGAAATTTGTTTGAGCAAACGCTTAGATTGGTTTCGTCGCGCTGCTAGCAAACGTTTGAATCAGATATATCACGAGGTTTTTCGGGTTCCTCCCCTAGAGTGGCAAAGTTTGATTCCTGTAGAACTGGACAAAGACCGTCGTCTCAATGAAATTCCCAGTGAGTTAGAAGTCGTCAAATTGGAACCTTCTTTGCCAAAAGATGACCCAGCAAAAGTGAAAGTCATCTTGGGTGAACAAGCTAGACAGCACAGATTAGACACCATTGGGAATGGGGAGGACATTGAAGGGAGGTTCCTCCATTCACCCAAGCGCTATTTTGGTCAAGAACGCTCTTTTGAAGTCACGCTTAACGGCAAAGAGGACACAATTGAGGTTAACAAGTTGCTTCAATCTGCTTATGCAGAACTGATTTCGTTGACTGAGAATTACCGCCAACGCTATCCAGGTAAGTGTTCTGAGGGGAAATTTTACCGTGCAGTGGTCACTTACCCAACGATCGCCTCACCATTTGTACGCCGCGAGATTGAGAACCTGGTGAAACAACTGGATATAGACGATGTGCAGATGGCTTACGACGAAGCGATATCGGTAGCCGTCTTCTTTTTGTGGCGAGAATTTGGTGGTGATTTGAATGTGGGGATTGAATCTTTCAAAACCCGCTGCCGTTACAATGGCGACAAATGGTGGCAAAATGTCCTCGTTTTGGATATTGGTGGCGGAACCACCGATTTAGCGCTGATTCGCCTCACACTGGAAGAAATCAACCCCTTTGAGCCTGGGGAAGACCGAGGCGACGGCGGACGCTATTATAAACTGACTCCTAAATTATTGGGTTCTTCCGGTCATTTGCAGTTGGGTGGGGAGTTAATTACCCTGCGGTTGTTCCTGTTGCTGAAGGCGGCGATCGCAGATTGTTTGCTGACAGCAGTGACTGAGGAACGTTTGCCAAAAGATGTGTTGAAAGTGCAGCCAGAAGAGTTGAGCGATCGCTTCCTTGATAACGGCAAATTCTTACCTGGTAGCCTATTGGCTTGTGTGGATAAAGAAATTCGCGAAGGCGACGCTTACAAAGATGCTCTAAATGCAGCAGAGAAAGTGCTACTCACCCGCTGGAAATATTCGTCATCTCGCGCACAAACCTTTTACACCCTTTGGGAACAGGCGGAAAATGCCAAAATGACACTAGGTCAAAAGCGCCAACAAGATGCACCTGAACCAATCTTCATTGTAGATGGGCAAAAAATATCTGAACTTCTGCAACAAAATGATATTGAATTATCTAGTGAAGTTGTGGATAAGTTGAGTGTAACGCTCACAGTCCAGCAATTTGAAAAAGCAGTCTCTCCTGTGATTCGAGAAGCAGTTGGAATAGCCCAAGGATTAATAGAAAATGCTTTAGGAAACATGCCTTCCAATTCCCTGGCTTCTCCAAACAATAAAGAGCAAGTAGATTGGTTGATTTTATCGGGGAAAACCTGCAACCTTGAATTAGTTGAGCGCGAACTTTATCGGGTATTTAGCAAGTCTGACTATTTTGTTTGGAATGAAGAGCGAGTTACCTTTGAACCCGAATATACAAAGTTGGCAACCTCTGCTGGAGCTTGTTTTGCAGAGAAACTAAGACAACTGGGTTTTGCTCCTAAAGAGTCAAAAGAATTGCTACGTAGAGGAGCGAACCAACTTTATATTGATGTCAAAAATCTCTTTTATTTTCTGCCATGCTCTTTTAAAAGGGAGGTAATTGGAGGAAATTTAGATCCAATTTTTCAGGCGGGTCAAGAACTATATCAACTCAAAGCTGACGATGCTATGGCGAAATTTCGCAGTAGTTGGCAGGGTTTGCAATTAACAAACAACATCATTCGTCAGGATTTTGAGAATATTAAACCTCAACTTTGGGGAAGTTATAACGGTGATGCCCTAAGAAAAAAACTGGAAATGAGTGAGGAGGATTTTAAAAATTATATCAAAGTCCAGTTTGAAATTAATCAAAAGCTTGATATCGATTTGCTGCTTTGTAGAGGAAATCCTCACTATTTAATTCCTGTGAATATTCCCTGTATTGATGCGGCAAAAGCAATAAATACATCAGAAGTGATTTCTGAGGAGAGTCAGGTTGTTTGCGATATTGCTGTTAATGTCGCTGAATCGGCAAATGCTCTGAAAACAGATGCTCATACTGTCGTATTTAATGCGGACAAAGACTATAGCAAGGATGTGAGAGTTTTTCGGTATGACGATGGTGCTATACAGCCAAAAATCATGGGTTTAATTGCTGAATTACCACCGTTTCCTACCAGTGGAAAACATACTTTCTACTTCCAATTTCATAATCCAAAATCTAATAAGTGGGAACTCATTGGCGAATTACCCGAACCAGAAGTCAAAAGTGAGTATCCTTGCCGATATTATGTCTCTCTCAACAAAAAAGGTATCCTGAGAGTGCATGCATTTGAAGTACCTTATTGGACATCAAACAATCCAGAATGTCTCAAGCAAGAGGGATGCATTTTTCGAGACACTCTTCAACCGCAACCTAATGATGTTAAGGCAGAACGTGACCCGTTTTCTGGAGAACATTGA